The following proteins come from a genomic window of Pirellula staleyi DSM 6068:
- a CDS encoding DEAD/DEAH box helicase has protein sequence MTTETPSVVLHSVDLNFAIDTFASGLSSALARLPKISVEQMSLDHAEVRAVSLKIPRPPVKVISFTFPEAPTWMAPQPLQKKEPKPVDPAEAEAAAAADASDETPKPAPHKITRIKPPGDIIKLEDRLYYVLQPPLETLVQSDALHFPFEPFPYQYQGVAFLYPRYAAVLADEMGLGKTMQAITSVRMLLRSGEIRSVLLICPKPLVTNWKREFTAWAPEIPVTIIEGDSQRRSWQWQQENAPVKIANYELIMRDRELVEDNLHFDLVVLDEAQRVKNTSNTTSQIIRNIRRTRNWALTGTPIENTPDDIVGIFEYLSPGYLQTGLPAKRIGELVRDYILRRTKDMVLTDMPPKMFRDAELDLTPEQWATYQMAEKEGVMDLNNMGDQITIQHVFELVLRLKQICNFDPVTGCSAKLERLEADLEEVAASGKKAIVFSQWVRCLDQITEKLQRFNPLSYHGQIPSKKRDPILKQFKEDKKHSVLLMSYGAGSVGLNLQFCEYVFLFDRWWNPAIEDQAINRAHRIGAAGPVTVTRMLAMGTIEERINQVLEHKREIFNTILSQTGEPSSAGLTQGEIFGLFNLRTPKGPIKAAA, from the coding sequence ATGACAACCGAGACTCCCAGCGTTGTCCTGCATTCGGTCGATCTCAACTTTGCGATCGACACGTTTGCCTCAGGACTCTCCTCGGCCCTTGCGCGCTTGCCCAAAATCAGTGTCGAGCAGATGTCGCTCGACCATGCGGAAGTGCGCGCCGTGTCGCTTAAAATTCCGCGACCGCCGGTCAAGGTCATCAGCTTCACGTTTCCGGAAGCTCCGACATGGATGGCACCACAGCCGCTCCAAAAGAAAGAGCCCAAGCCGGTCGATCCCGCCGAAGCTGAAGCAGCGGCAGCAGCCGACGCGAGCGACGAAACTCCGAAACCAGCGCCCCATAAAATCACGCGCATCAAGCCGCCGGGCGACATCATCAAGCTCGAAGATCGTTTGTACTACGTGCTGCAGCCGCCACTCGAAACACTCGTGCAAAGTGATGCCCTGCACTTTCCGTTCGAGCCATTTCCGTATCAGTACCAGGGAGTTGCGTTTCTCTATCCCCGCTATGCCGCTGTGCTCGCCGACGAAATGGGGCTGGGGAAAACAATGCAGGCCATCACCTCGGTCCGCATGCTGCTGCGAAGTGGCGAAATCCGCAGCGTGCTGCTGATCTGTCCCAAGCCGCTGGTGACGAACTGGAAACGCGAGTTCACCGCCTGGGCCCCCGAAATTCCGGTCACGATTATCGAAGGGGATTCGCAGCGCCGCAGTTGGCAATGGCAGCAAGAGAACGCGCCGGTCAAGATTGCGAACTACGAATTGATCATGCGCGATCGTGAGCTGGTGGAAGACAACTTGCACTTCGACTTGGTGGTGCTCGACGAAGCGCAGCGCGTGAAAAACACGAGCAACACCACCAGCCAAATCATTCGCAACATTCGCCGCACGCGCAACTGGGCACTCACCGGCACACCGATCGAAAATACGCCCGACGATATCGTCGGGATCTTCGAATACCTATCGCCCGGTTATTTGCAAACGGGACTTCCGGCCAAGCGGATCGGCGAACTGGTGCGCGACTATATTTTGCGTCGCACCAAAGATATGGTCCTCACCGATATGCCGCCGAAGATGTTTCGCGATGCAGAGCTCGACCTCACGCCGGAACAGTGGGCCACTTATCAAATGGCCGAAAAGGAAGGGGTGATGGATCTCAACAACATGGGAGATCAAATCACCATTCAGCACGTTTTTGAACTGGTGCTGCGGCTCAAGCAGATCTGCAATTTTGATCCGGTGACAGGTTGTAGCGCCAAGCTCGAGCGCCTCGAAGCCGATCTCGAAGAGGTGGCCGCTAGTGGCAAAAAGGCGATCGTTTTTAGCCAGTGGGTCCGTTGTCTCGATCAAATCACCGAGAAGCTACAGCGGTTTAATCCACTCTCCTATCACGGGCAAATCCCGTCGAAAAAGCGGGATCCGATCCTGAAGCAATTCAAGGAAGATAAGAAACACAGCGTGCTGCTGATGAGCTATGGCGCTGGTAGCGTGGGACTCAACTTGCAGTTCTGCGAGTATGTGTTTCTGTTCGACCGCTGGTGGAATCCGGCGATTGAAGATCAGGCCATCAATCGTGCACATCGCATCGGTGCAGCCGGACCAGTGACAGTCACGCGCATGCTGGCAATGGGGACGATCGAAGAGCGGATCAATCAAGTGCTCGAGCATAAGCGCGAGATCTTCAACACGATTCTCTCGCAAACAGGCGAGCCATCGAGCGCCGGCCTCACGCAAGGCGAAATCTTTGGGCTCTTCAACCTGCGCACCCCCAAAGGCCCAATCAAAGCCGCAGCCTAG
- a CDS encoding alpha/beta fold hydrolase translates to MQGQLVRAQATDGLRLDGFFLPPADSAVLDRPRPFDAALLLHGVAANFYTSSTLEAVVPMLRDRGIAVLLANTRGHDGVFSSSIGMTRKRFGSAYEIVDECRADIRGWINFLVAQRHSRLLLLGHSLGGVKAVYAQAHDRHAEVQGIVAASPPRLSYKAFLAGSESALFFESMQTAKDLVAAGQPDELFTAKFPFPLLISAASYIDKYGPAERYHLLDAAAKLTVRSHFLYGSKELESGGIAFAGLPEALNGLGRGDTLSVDVIQGGDHVYTGVQQQLAAAIGKWVDAIAVG, encoded by the coding sequence ATGCAGGGTCAACTCGTGCGCGCCCAGGCGACCGACGGTTTGCGGCTCGATGGATTCTTCCTGCCACCAGCCGACAGCGCGGTGCTCGATCGTCCGCGCCCCTTCGACGCCGCCCTTTTGCTGCATGGAGTTGCGGCCAACTTCTATACCTCGAGCACGCTCGAAGCGGTGGTCCCGATGCTGCGTGATCGAGGGATCGCAGTGCTGCTGGCCAACACCCGAGGTCACGACGGAGTGTTCAGTTCCTCGATTGGTATGACGCGCAAACGTTTTGGCAGTGCCTACGAAATTGTCGACGAGTGTCGCGCCGACATTCGTGGCTGGATTAATTTTCTCGTGGCTCAGCGGCACTCGCGTTTGCTGCTGCTAGGACATAGCCTCGGTGGTGTGAAAGCCGTTTATGCCCAGGCACACGATCGCCACGCTGAGGTGCAGGGGATTGTAGCCGCGTCGCCGCCACGCCTTTCGTACAAAGCCTTTCTGGCGGGTAGCGAAAGTGCGCTGTTCTTCGAGTCGATGCAAACCGCCAAAGATTTGGTCGCTGCGGGCCAGCCCGACGAACTCTTCACCGCCAAATTTCCCTTTCCGCTGCTCATCAGTGCGGCAAGTTATATCGACAAGTATGGCCCCGCCGAGCGCTATCACCTGCTCGATGCAGCGGCCAAGCTGACGGTTCGATCGCATTTTCTGTACGGCAGTAAAGAGCTCGAAAGTGGTGGCATCGCCTTTGCCGGTCTACCGGAAGCGCTAAACGGCTTGGGACGTGGCGACACGCTGTCGGTCGACGTGATTCAAGGAGGCGATCACGTCTATACCGGAGTTCAGCAGCAACTCGCAGCAGCGATTGGAAAATGGGTCGACGCAATCGCAGTCGGCTGA